A genome region from Cannabis sativa cultivar Pink pepper isolate KNU-18-1 unplaced genomic scaffold, ASM2916894v1 Contig7, whole genome shotgun sequence includes the following:
- the LOC133033424 gene encoding uncharacterized protein LOC133033424 translates to MVVFQETHILRPQKRDRRNGAVLKSPFIELASGASKSGSSSVSPDESVYKVVKYVRGLCPLDNKIGEPVDPQLEAEFVTWVDTGLRKHKSNTTTNVYCKGKDTIFPPFRFGVEDISNKMWFHNLAYPNCFLTNSHIDIIFYYLRKKIMYSAEPKIKVTTTDCLFCSSITSLYEKFVEKNNDISVLSLSHNVAQYIRGGKILCATPWHLVDHVVMPINVKLQDHWICGRLNIAERRIYLYNSLRSGRYMTAAKEACKPFSVILPYYFSMLDFKGLRNEAKFSTMEPFPIVAVDGLPEQVTA, encoded by the exons ATGGTTGTTTTTCAAGAGACTCATATTTTACGTCCTCAAAAGAGGGATCGGAGGAATGGAGCTGTTTTGAAATCTCCATTCATTGAGCTTGCTTCTGGTGCATCTAAATCAGGTTCATCCTCAGTTTCTCCTGATGAGTCTGTTTATAAGGTGGTTAAATATGTGCGTGGTTTGTGCCCGTTGGACAACAAGATTGGTGAACCTGTTGATCCGCAATTGGAAGCTGAGTTTGTCACTTGGGTTGATACAGGTCTTAGAAAGCATAAATCTAA cACAACAACTAATGTGTATTGTAAGGGTAAGGACACAATATTTCCGCCATTTCGTTTTGGTGTTGAGGACATTAGCAACAAGATGTGGTTTCACAACCTTGCCTACCCTAATTGTTTCCTTACCAATTct CACATTGACATTATTTTCTACTATCTTCGTAAGAAAATAATGTACTCAGCCGAGCCGAAAATCAAAGTCACCACAACTGATTGCCTTTTTTGTTCTAGCATAACAAGCTTGTATGAGAAGTTTGTTGAGAAAAACAACGATATATCGGTGTTGTCTCTTTCTCACAATGTGGCCCAGTACATCCGTGGTGGTAAGATATTATGTGCCACTCCTTGGCATTTGGTTGATCATGTTGTTATGCCTATCAATGTAAAATTACAGGACCATTGGATTTGTGGTCGTCTAAAcatagctgagcggcggatatATTTGTACAATTCATTGCGTTCTGGAAGGTATATGACAGCTGCCAAAGAGGCTTGCAAGcctttttctgttattttaccATATTATTTCTCTATGTTAGACTTCAAAGGCCTTCGCAATGAAGCTAAGTTTAGCACGATGGAACCGTTCCCTATTGTTGCCGTTGATGGTTTACCCGAGCAGGTCACAGCGTAA
- the LOC133033415 gene encoding uncharacterized protein LOC133033415 codes for MTSNISKSLNAANLAARELLITTLLECLRALVQQWTHTNRTKAHNTFTKLSPAGEDILLKNYTYSLNLEVKATTDYLFEVTRMKESWEVDLEKRTCTCNRFQIDEMSCGHAVAVMREMNMDPYTYCSDSYTKKNWLETYSGTVYPIGHQSEWEVPEEVKNIIVLPPHERVKSGRPKTLRRKAGWEKDQHNM; via the exons ATGACCTCAAACATATCAAAATCACTGAACGCCGCAAATCTAGCAGCAAGGGAGCTACTAATTACAACTCTGCTAGAATGCTTGAGAGCATTGGTGCAACAATGGACGCATACTAATAGGACAAAAGCACACAACACCTTTACTAAGCTATCACCAGCTGGAGAAGACATACTGCTGAAAAATTACACATACTCATTGAATCTGGAG GTTAAAGCAACAACAGATTACTTGTTCGAGGTAACAAGAATGAAAGAATCGTGGGAAGTAGACCTAGAAAAAAGAACATGCACGTGCAACAGGTTCCAAATAGATGAAATGTCATGCGGGCACGCTGTGGCCGTGATGAGGGAGATGAACATGGACCCGTACACCTACTGTTCAGATtcctacacaaaaaaaaattggctgGAAACTTATTCAGGGACAGTTTACCCAATAGGACACCAAAGTGAGTGGGAGGTACCGGAAGAAGTGAAGAATATTATAGTCTTGCCTCCGCATGAAAGAGTTAAATCAGGAAGACCAAAAACATTAAGAAGGAAAGCTGGATGGGAAAAGGATCAACACAACATGTAA